Genomic segment of Candidatus Obscuribacterales bacterium:
GATCAACACCGTTGCCCACTTCGCCGCTGAATCCCACGTGGATCGCTCGATTCTGGGCCCCGATGCCTTCATTCGCACCAATGTCGTCGGCACCTTCACGCTGCTCGAAGCCTTCCGCCATCATTGGACAGGTCGCGGCCAGCTAGAGAGCGATCGCTTCCTGCATGTTTCCACCGATGAAGTCTATGGCAGCTTAGAGGCGGATGATCCCGCCTTTAGCGAAACCACCCCCTACGCGCCCAACAGCCCCTACTCTGCCTCCAAAGCTGGCAGCGATCACCTAGCCCGGGCCTACTTCCACACCTATGGCATGCCCACGCTGATCACCAACTGTTCCAATAACTACGGCCCCTACCACTTCCCCGAAAAGCTCATTCCCCTGATGTGCATCAACATCCTGCTGGGTAAGCCGCTGCCAGTCTATGGTGATGGGCAAAATATCCGCGACTGGCTCTACGTGAAAGATCACTGCACCGCTCTAGATGTGGTTATCCACAAAGGTCAACCCGGCGAAACCTATAACGTTGGCGGCAACAACGAGGTCAAAAATATCGACTTGGTGCATATGCTCTGCGATTTGATGGACGACCTCGCGCCAAGTCTACCCGTGCGCCCCTCTCGGCAACTGATCACCTTCGTGAAAGATCGAGCTGGCCACGATCGCCGCTATGCCATCGATGCCAACAAAATCAAAACCCAACTCGGCTGGACGCCCTCCGTCACCGTCGATGAAGGCCTACGCCAGACTATTGAATGGTTTCTTAGCCATGAGGAATGGTGGCAGCCCTTGCTCTCCGAGGACTACCAAGCCTACTACCAAAAAGTCTACGCCTGAGCAAAACACCCTAGCGGTAGGACGGGTTATGCTGTCGCTAACCCGTCAAAGCCTGACACAACTTGAAGCCCCTCACCCCAAACCCCTCTCCCAGAACGGGCGAGGGGCTTTGAAAGCCCGTGAACTTTTTGGTTTCCACAGGGGTAGAAGGGGCTGGAAACCAGTAGAACGGGTAGCGATCGCGTAACCCGTCCAAGCGCCCACCTTACGAGAACATCTAGGCTCATTGGGTGGGTAACTTTAACGTCTCTTGAACAAGACATCTGACCACAGGTGAACGGTCAGGAACAGATGTGCCCTGACCGTTCAGCCGCTAGTACTCCGAGGCAGACATAACCCGCCTAGTTGCTAAGGCGGAAACCCTTGACTGTCTTGGAAGTCCTTTTCGTTCTTCTGTCTTCGTTCTTCTGTCTTGCGTTACTAGTCTTCCAAACAGCGCAGCATCCGCACCGTCGCCGCCGTGGCGTAGTTACGTAGTGCCGCTTGGTCGGGGCTGAACCGTTGCCCAGTTTCGTTGAGCGGTGAAGCAACACCGCAGTAGGTAGACATCTGGGTAATCAAGCTTGAGCCCCAATGCCCGGAGATATCGGTAAAGCTCGTCGCCGCCGTATTGCCGACTAGCGTAGGATCGTCACCTTGGAGCGTTTGCCCATATTCAGCCGCACGGCGCAACACCGCCATCAGCTCAGCCCGCGTCACCGCTTGACCAGGGCGGAAGCTACCGTCTTGATAGCCGCTGATAATATTGTTATCGCGGGCAAATTGAATCTTAGCTGCACTCCAGCGAGACGCACTCACATCTCGATAGGGATTACTACCAACCTGAGTTGGCAGCGCCAAGTTCACATCGGGCAACGTATCGAGCGCCTCAATCACAATGGAGACCAACTGTTCGCGGGTCAAGGACGCGCGAGGACGGAAGGTGTTATCTTCCAAAAATCCTGAAATAAACCCACGTCCAACCGCAAGCTGAATATCCGCTGCATAAATATCTCCAGCAATATCACTGAAGGCAGGCGTCGTGGGGGGTGTCACGACCGGCGGTGTGGTCGGTGGCGTCGTAGGAGGCGTGGTCGGTGGTGTTACAACTGGCGGTGTCACAACCGGCGGTGTGGTGGGCGTGGTCGGTGGTGCAGTATCCCGAGTGATGTAGACATGCCCCAAGGTGCGGCCTTCATAGGTGCGCTTCGCAAACCGCCAGCCAGGATCGAGGGTAATTTTGGCAAAGTCGGTGGTGACGCCATTGGCGCGGCCAATTTCATACTCTTGGCCTGCTGAGCGACTGAAGGGCACGCCCACCAGCACCATATCTCCACCCCGACGCACCACCCGCAGGCTGTACTGAACACCCAAGTCTTCCCCGGCAATACGAATCGAGTAGCCGTTACTATCGGTGCTGCGGCCACAGATGCCCGTAAAGTCAAACGACAGCAGGAGAGGATCGATAATCGTGGGATTACTGCCCTGCTCGCTCCAACATTGCCGCGTTGTGGACACTTGTTCAACAATCAGCAACTGGTGAGAACTGCCGCCGCCAATGGGAGAAGCGATCGCCACAAATCGGCTTTGATCAACTTCCTGCTGTCCAAAAATAGACGCTAGGGCAGGGGCAGATATCAGCAGGGTGCCTGCCATGGTGCCGGCAATGGCTGTAACTGTGGAGATGCGATGAAGAAGGGATTTTATAGCCATAACTAAACCATTACAAATTAGCGGATGAATAGAAGTGATGCTCGTCTGAACTAGGCGATCTGAACTAGGCGAATCGCGAGATACTTGCTTACTCTTGAGCCTAGACCGTTTGCCTCTTCTATCGTTAGTTAGAACAGCTTGATGATGATTGAATGGGCTCCTGCGATGCAGATGACCGTAAGGTGAACAGTTCTTTCCGCCGAGTATGGCCGAGCATGATGGTAGCGGAAGTATCTAGCAGACAGAATCAATCATAGGTGTTGGAAATCGCCCTTAACACTTACAAACAGCATTTTTTTATCATCTCACTATTCTCGATTATCCGTAATCTCCCGCAATCTCCTGCAATCTGATCAAGGATAGGCCTGCAAAAATTCCCCTGGGTTAAGCCAAGGGAATGATCGTGATTAGACGATGGATTAGGGGAGCGATCGCCCCCCATCACCACCTAAAATTCCATAGCATCCATACTGATGATCTGATTATTGCTGTTAAACAAGATAAACAGGTCGCGAGGGCCATTCTCAAACTGACCGGTCATAATCACTACCGGTGCATCGCCGGAGTTGTCCACCGTTGCGGCAACGGGGCCTTCATAGGCACCGGTACTAGCAATGAGATCGTTCCATTGCTGAGCTAGGCTTTCAACGGTGAGGGTGGTGCGAATGGCCGGATCGTAGCTTTGCAGGGCAGTCGCGTAGTCACCGCTCGCTAATGACTCAATAAAGGTTTCAGCGATCGCTGTGACATCAGCACCTTGGGCCACCAAGTCAACCGCCGCAGATTCTCCAGCGGGAACGGATTGAGCCTGAGCTGGAGCGATGCCACCTAGAAGAGCAGCAGCAATCACGATAACGGGCAAGTATCTTTTCATAACGTATGTCCTAAATGAATGAAGCGACTGAAAACCTAAATAGCTAGACGAAAAGGCGCTGGATTTGTGCCGCTGGCCAGAGCACGTCCTCTAAGCTGTTCAGGGCTTGACCCTTCACATAGATGGGTTGAGATGTCCCGATCGCCCTGGAAAAAGCGTGAATAGGGAACTATCCCAGTTTAGTCGTCTAGCTGTCCCAAAGATATCAACTCGGAGTTAGCCAGAAGCATCGGTTGACCGACCCTGCTTGAGAAGCAGACATACTTCCTAAAGGATTCACCCCTGCACCTATTGTTTCCGTAAACTATCCCGCACGTTTTCACGAACCTCCTCACCCCTTCCTCTAACCCATGGCCGATCAAGAACACCTCAACTTGCTCACCCAGAGCGTCGATGCCTGGAATGAATGGCGGCAAACCCTCCGCATCAAGCCGGATTTGAGCGGTGCCAATTTGAGTGGGCTGGATCTACACATCGCGGATTTGATCAAGGCCAAGCTGGTGGAAGCTCAATTGGTGAAAACAAACCTGCGCGGTGCCTATCTGCGAGATGCGGATTTGAGTGAAGCCAATCTTCAACAGGCAGATTTAGAGGATGTGGATGCGGGCTGGTCAATTTTTATCCAAGCCAATCTACGGCGCGCTAAGCTATCGCGGGCCCAGCTCATCCAAGCCAATCTCAGTTGGGCTGAT
This window contains:
- the rfbB gene encoding dTDP-glucose 4,6-dehydratase, which translates into the protein MQRRLLITGGAGFIGSNFVHHWCETYPSDRVVVLDALTYAGNRATLNDLDSHGNFRFVQGDICDRPLVDQLLAEEQINTVAHFAAESHVDRSILGPDAFIRTNVVGTFTLLEAFRHHWTGRGQLESDRFLHVSTDEVYGSLEADDPAFSETTPYAPNSPYSASKAGSDHLARAYFHTYGMPTLITNCSNNYGPYHFPEKLIPLMCINILLGKPLPVYGDGQNIRDWLYVKDHCTALDVVIHKGQPGETYNVGGNNEVKNIDLVHMLCDLMDDLAPSLPVRPSRQLITFVKDRAGHDRRYAIDANKIKTQLGWTPSVTVDEGLRQTIEWFLSHEEWWQPLLSEDYQAYYQKVYA
- a CDS encoding DUF3747 domain-containing protein; translation: MAIKSLLHRISTVTAIAGTMAGTLLISAPALASIFGQQEVDQSRFVAIASPIGGGSSHQLLIVEQVSTTRQCWSEQGSNPTIIDPLLLSFDFTGICGRSTDSNGYSIRIAGEDLGVQYSLRVVRRGGDMVLVGVPFSRSAGQEYEIGRANGVTTDFAKITLDPGWRFAKRTYEGRTLGHVYITRDTAPPTTPTTPPVVTPPVVTPPTTPPTTPPTTPPVVTPPTTPAFSDIAGDIYAADIQLAVGRGFISGFLEDNTFRPRASLTREQLVSIVIEALDTLPDVNLALPTQVGSNPYRDVSASRWSAAKIQFARDNNIISGYQDGSFRPGQAVTRAELMAVLRRAAEYGQTLQGDDPTLVGNTAATSFTDISGHWGSSLITQMSTYCGVASPLNETGQRFSPDQAALRNYATAATVRMLRCLED
- a CDS encoding DUF3887 domain-containing protein → MKRYLPVIVIAAALLGGIAPAQAQSVPAGESAAVDLVAQGADVTAIAETFIESLASGDYATALQSYDPAIRTTLTVESLAQQWNDLIASTGAYEGPVAATVDNSGDAPVVIMTGQFENGPRDLFILFNSNNQIISMDAMEF